Proteins found in one Candidatus Methylomirabilota bacterium genomic segment:
- a CDS encoding acyl-CoA dehydrogenase family protein — translation MRQSPLMDFRLSPEQERFRAELGEWLAVNSPGDWGKIRAELKNRDAQAAFLIDWQRKLHAAGYVGLQWPAAYGGRGATIMEQALFYEEMARARAPELPNAIGLDMAGPALMTHATETQKRLHLPRILSAEHIFCQGFSEPDAGSDLASVQTRAERTNGRYVINGQKVWTSYAHYANWCILLARTDPAAPKHKGLTFFLVDMQSPGFTVKPLRQMSGDAEFNELYFDNLEVPADNVVGRENGGWAVAITTLMFERGPRALSRQLILRQGLAEALELAKARGKAGDPVMRQRLAQALIDSEVLRYANLRLLTRLIRGEPPGPEGSASKLFFSETWQRLLELGVELQGPYAALWQGTDRAVEDGWWQFRMLRSRGDTIAGGTSEVMKNILAERVLGLPKD, via the coding sequence ATGCGACAATCCCCGCTCATGGACTTCCGCCTCTCGCCTGAGCAGGAGCGATTCCGCGCCGAGCTGGGCGAGTGGCTCGCCGTCAATTCTCCCGGGGACTGGGGGAAGATCCGCGCGGAGCTCAAGAATCGGGACGCGCAGGCCGCCTTCCTCATCGACTGGCAGCGAAAGCTCCACGCGGCGGGCTATGTCGGGCTTCAGTGGCCGGCGGCGTATGGCGGCCGCGGGGCCACCATCATGGAGCAGGCGCTCTTCTACGAGGAGATGGCTCGGGCGCGGGCCCCCGAGCTGCCCAACGCGATCGGGCTCGACATGGCGGGCCCGGCCCTCATGACCCACGCGACAGAGACCCAGAAGCGCCTGCACCTGCCGCGCATCCTCTCGGCGGAGCATATCTTCTGCCAGGGCTTCTCGGAGCCCGATGCGGGAAGCGATCTCGCGTCCGTGCAGACTCGGGCCGAGCGCACGAATGGCCGATACGTGATCAACGGGCAGAAGGTGTGGACCTCCTATGCCCACTACGCCAACTGGTGCATTCTCCTCGCCCGCACCGACCCCGCCGCCCCCAAGCACAAGGGTCTGACCTTCTTTCTCGTGGACATGCAGAGCCCGGGCTTCACCGTCAAGCCGCTGCGCCAGATGAGCGGGGACGCCGAGTTCAACGAGCTCTATTTCGACAACCTCGAGGTGCCGGCGGACAACGTGGTCGGGCGGGAGAACGGAGGCTGGGCAGTGGCCATCACCACGCTCATGTTCGAGCGCGGGCCCCGCGCGCTCTCCCGCCAGCTCATCCTCCGCCAGGGCCTGGCCGAGGCGCTGGAGCTGGCCAAGGCGCGCGGCAAGGCGGGTGACCCGGTCATGCGCCAGCGACTGGCGCAGGCGTTGATCGACAGCGAAGTTCTCCGCTATGCCAATCTCCGCCTCCTGACGCGGCTGATCCGCGGCGAGCCGCCGGGCCCCGAGGGCTCGGCCTCCAAGCTCTTCTTCAGCGAGACCTGGCAGCGGCTGCTCGAGCTCGGCGTCGAGCTGCAGGGGCCCTATGCCGCGCTCTGGCAGGGGACGGATCGCGCGGTCGAGGATGGGTGGTGGCAGTTCCGCATGCTGCGCTCGCGCGGGGACACCATAGCCGGCGGCACCTCCGAGGTCATGAAGAACATCCTGGCCGAGCGGGTGCTGGGCCTGCCCAAGGACTAG
- a CDS encoding VOC family protein, producing MKTFDPLGLDHIVLRVSDQEASQRFYVDILGCTLDHVNARISLVQLRFGEQLIDLLPGRPSAEGLDHFCLSIRCADLGAVREALADRGVKLEGEVVERRGAYGTGPSLYLRDPDGYLIELKPR from the coding sequence ATGAAAACCTTCGACCCGCTCGGTCTCGACCACATCGTGTTGCGCGTGAGCGATCAGGAAGCCTCCCAGCGCTTCTACGTCGACATCCTGGGCTGCACGCTCGACCACGTCAATGCCCGCATCTCGCTCGTGCAGCTCCGCTTCGGCGAGCAGCTCATCGATCTCCTGCCCGGCCGGCCCTCCGCGGAGGGTCTCGATCACTTCTGCCTGTCCATCCGCTGCGCCGATCTCGGCGCGGTCAGGGAGGCGCTGGCGGACCGCGGGGTCAAGCTCGAGGGCGAGGTGGTGGAGAGGCGCGGGGCCTATGGCACGGGGCCGTCGCTCTATCTCCGCGATCCCGACGGCTACCTGATCGAGCTCAAGCCCCGCTGA
- the nth gene encoding endonuclease III → MGRVIETLTRHAPRWRKTSMAEVAAERRDPFRVLIACLLSLRTKDETTGPAAARLFAMADTPEAMLRLPAQRIERAIFPVGFYRTKARVILGVCGDLLERFGGQVPDEIDQLLTLKGVGRKTANLVVTQGFNKPGICVDIHVHRISNRLGYVKTKNPTETETALRKQLPRRYWIGYNDLLVSFGQNICQPVSPRCSECPVSPRCARVGVMRSR, encoded by the coding sequence ATCGGCCGGGTCATCGAGACCCTGACCCGGCACGCCCCGCGCTGGCGCAAGACGTCGATGGCCGAGGTGGCGGCGGAGCGCCGCGACCCCTTCCGCGTGCTCATCGCCTGTCTGCTCTCGCTGCGAACCAAGGACGAGACCACGGGGCCCGCGGCCGCCCGCCTCTTCGCCATGGCCGACACGCCGGAAGCCATGCTCCGGCTGCCCGCCCAGCGGATCGAGCGCGCGATCTTTCCCGTCGGCTTCTACCGCACCAAAGCGCGCGTCATCCTGGGCGTGTGCGGGGATCTCCTGGAGCGCTTCGGAGGACAGGTGCCGGACGAGATCGATCAGCTCCTCACCCTCAAGGGCGTGGGCCGAAAGACCGCCAATCTCGTGGTCACCCAGGGCTTCAACAAGCCGGGCATCTGCGTGGACATCCACGTCCACCGCATCTCGAACCGCCTGGGCTACGTGAAGACGAAGAACCCCACCGAGACCGAGACGGCGCTGAGAAAGCAGCTGCCCCGCCGGTACTGGATCGGCTACAACGATCTGCTCGTGTCCTTCGGGCAGAACATCTGCCAGCCCGTCTCGCCCAGATGCTCGGAGTGCCCCGTGAGCCCCCGCTGCGCCCGCGTGGGCGTCATGCGCTCGCGCTAG
- a CDS encoding DUF4149 domain-containing protein, whose protein sequence is MLGAAREGVNLNWGEGAATVDAMKQVTVAALGLWLGAMGFFAFVVAPAAFSTLDREAAGRFVGVVFPKYYAVGLGLGLMALASVVVRVLGRGVRPLDWVPIGLLVLMLALTLYAGAVVLPAAHAAREAVRAAGADPATAAGFARLHRLSSILNVIVMLAGIVTLIMEAVRTR, encoded by the coding sequence ATGCTAGGGGCCGCCCGCGAAGGTGTCAACTTGAACTGGGGCGAAGGGGCCGCTACTGTGGACGCGATGAAGCAGGTGACCGTGGCCGCCCTCGGACTCTGGCTCGGCGCCATGGGCTTCTTTGCCTTCGTGGTGGCGCCCGCGGCCTTCTCGACGCTGGACCGGGAGGCGGCGGGCCGCTTCGTGGGGGTGGTCTTTCCGAAGTACTATGCGGTGGGATTGGGGCTCGGGCTGATGGCCCTGGCCAGTGTGGTCGTGCGGGTGCTCGGGCGCGGGGTCCGGCCGCTGGACTGGGTGCCCATAGGCCTCCTCGTGCTCATGCTGGCCCTGACGCTCTACGCGGGCGCCGTGGTCCTGCCCGCGGCCCATGCCGCTCGCGAGGCCGTGCGCGCGGCCGGCGCGGATCCGGCGACGGCGGCCGGTTTCGCCCGGCTCCATCGCCTGTCGAGCATCCTGAACGTCATCGTCATGCTCGCGGGCATCGTGACCTTGATCATGGAGGCGGTGAGGACCCGATGA
- a CDS encoding tetratricopeptide repeat protein, with protein sequence MRALVVALLVMATAITAGAESSLVSELRFLSTRYHENLPRIDELRAALEKAAQSDPQPEILLALSEACFMYGDVRAKSTQEKLEAYDRGRQAAQRAIELAPKSPAARFWYGTNTGRWGQTKGVLRSLFLLPAVKEAMQTALDLDPSYAPAYALGGTIYYEVPAFAGGDLDRSEALFRKGLEIDPHHTNMRLGLARTLWKKGRGADARRELEAVLEEKAPFNPADWTMKDVPDAKALLAKIKART encoded by the coding sequence ATGCGCGCGCTCGTGGTCGCTCTGCTCGTGATGGCCACCGCGATCACGGCGGGAGCCGAATCGTCGCTCGTGAGCGAGCTCCGCTTCCTGTCGACGCGCTATCACGAGAACCTCCCGCGCATCGACGAGCTCCGGGCCGCCCTCGAGAAGGCCGCGCAGTCGGACCCGCAGCCCGAGATCCTCCTCGCTCTCTCCGAGGCCTGCTTCATGTACGGCGATGTCCGCGCGAAGAGCACGCAGGAAAAGCTCGAGGCCTATGACCGCGGACGTCAGGCCGCCCAGCGCGCCATCGAGCTCGCCCCCAAGAGTCCTGCCGCCCGGTTCTGGTACGGCACCAACACGGGCCGCTGGGGGCAGACCAAGGGCGTGCTCCGCTCGCTCTTTCTCCTGCCCGCGGTCAAGGAGGCGATGCAGACGGCGCTCGATCTCGATCCCTCCTACGCGCCCGCCTACGCCCTCGGGGGCACCATCTACTACGAGGTCCCGGCCTTCGCGGGCGGCGACCTCGACCGCTCCGAGGCCCTCTTCCGCAAGGGTCTCGAGATCGACCCGCACCACACCAACATGCGGCTCGGCCTCGCCCGCACGCTGTGGAAGAAGGGCCGCGGGGCCGATGCCCGGCGCGAGCTCGAGGCCGTGCTCGAAGAGAAGGCGCCCTTCAATCCCGCGGACTGGACCATGAAGGACGTGCCGGACGCCAAGGCCCTCCTCGCCAAGATCAAGGCGCGCACCTGA
- a CDS encoding ABC transporter permease — MNILAGARIAVRALRVNKLRSILTMLGIIMGVAAVIAMISVGSGAQARIAEQIQSLGANMLIVLSGSRTTGGLRLGTGSQLSLTEEDAWAIKREVPLVEAAAPSMRGWSQVVWGNLNWSTQVQGITPEFFEARDWSVVAGQAFAQDAVDGATKVALLGETVARNLFADSDPLGQVIRIRKVPFTVVGVLGKKGQTTWGQDQDDIILVPLSTAKRKLLGVSQANARSVGAISVKVREGEDMKNAETQTRELLRQRHRLQPYQDDDFDIRNLAEYAAAQEESSRVMTILLAAIASVSLLVGGIGIMNIMLVSVTERTREIGLRMAVGARGRDILMQFLVEAVTLSLIGGTIGVVLGLVTSYTIPYFAGWRTLVRPEAIVIAFGFAAAIGIFFGFYPARKAARLNPIEALRYE, encoded by the coding sequence CTCGGGCGCGCAGGCCCGCATCGCCGAGCAGATCCAGAGTCTCGGCGCCAACATGCTGATCGTGCTCTCGGGCTCCCGCACGACGGGCGGGTTGCGCCTGGGGACGGGCTCCCAGCTCAGCCTCACCGAGGAGGATGCCTGGGCCATCAAGCGCGAGGTCCCGCTTGTCGAGGCCGCCGCGCCGAGCATGCGCGGCTGGTCCCAGGTGGTCTGGGGCAACCTCAACTGGTCGACCCAGGTGCAGGGCATCACGCCCGAGTTCTTCGAGGCACGGGACTGGTCGGTGGTGGCGGGGCAGGCCTTTGCCCAGGATGCAGTGGACGGCGCGACCAAGGTGGCGCTCCTGGGCGAGACCGTGGCCCGCAATCTCTTCGCCGACTCGGATCCTCTCGGCCAGGTCATTCGCATCCGCAAGGTCCCCTTCACCGTGGTGGGCGTCCTCGGCAAGAAGGGGCAGACCACCTGGGGCCAGGACCAGGACGACATCATCCTGGTTCCGCTCTCCACGGCCAAGCGCAAGCTCCTCGGGGTGAGCCAGGCCAATGCGCGCTCCGTGGGCGCCATCTCCGTCAAGGTGCGCGAGGGCGAGGACATGAAGAACGCGGAGACCCAGACGCGGGAGCTCTTGCGCCAGCGCCATCGGCTCCAGCCGTATCAGGACGACGACTTCGACATCCGCAACCTCGCCGAGTACGCGGCGGCGCAAGAAGAATCCTCGCGCGTGATGACCATCCTCCTCGCCGCCATCGCCTCCGTCTCGCTGCTCGTGGGGGGGATCGGTATCATGAACATCATGCTCGTCTCGGTGACGGAGCGGACCCGCGAGATCGGCCTCCGCATGGCCGTGGGCGCGCGCGGGCGCGACATCCTGATGCAGTTCCTCGTGGAGGCGGTGACCCTCTCGCTGATCGGGGGGACGATCGGCGTGGTGCTCGGTCTCGTCACCTCGTACACGATTCCCTATTTCGCGGGCTGGCGAACCCTGGTCCGGCCGGAAGCCATCGTCATCGCCTTCGGCTTTGCGGCGGCCATCGGGATCTTCTTCGGCTTCTATCCAGCCCGCAAGGCCGCCCGCCTCAATCCCATCGAAGCGCTCCGCTACGAATGA
- a CDS encoding deoxyribonuclease IV, whose protein sequence is MPDLLGAHMSIAGGVHRALERGREVGCSVVQIFLKNQLQWTAAPYTEEDIRRFSTAWKATRMRTVFAHSSYLINLAAPAETEWKRAVAAFHDELERAEALGLPFVIIHPGSHRGEGLEAGIDRIVAALDELTARTRGYRVMVLLENTAGGGATIGRTFEELEKLLDAVKAPERVGVCLDTCHLFAAGYDLRTLEGYEAAMQACARHLGIRRVRAFHLNDAKAPLGSGLDRHEKIGKGKLGVAAFRRLMTDPRFLRVPMALETPKEPEPQSDRAALALLRKLRAGGPST, encoded by the coding sequence ATGCCTGATCTTCTCGGGGCCCACATGTCCATCGCGGGAGGAGTCCACCGGGCTCTCGAGCGCGGGCGCGAAGTCGGCTGCTCGGTCGTCCAGATCTTTCTCAAGAACCAGCTGCAGTGGACGGCCGCCCCCTACACGGAGGAGGACATCCGACGATTCAGCACAGCGTGGAAAGCCACGCGCATGCGGACGGTCTTCGCCCACTCGAGCTACCTGATCAATCTCGCGGCCCCGGCGGAGACGGAGTGGAAGCGCGCGGTGGCGGCGTTTCACGATGAGCTCGAGCGGGCGGAGGCGCTCGGGCTGCCCTTCGTGATCATCCACCCCGGCTCCCACCGGGGCGAAGGCCTCGAGGCCGGCATCGACCGCATCGTGGCCGCCCTCGACGAGTTGACGGCGCGCACGCGGGGCTATCGCGTCATGGTGCTGCTCGAAAACACCGCGGGCGGCGGCGCCACCATCGGCCGGACCTTCGAGGAGCTGGAGAAGCTTCTGGACGCCGTCAAGGCGCCCGAGCGGGTCGGCGTTTGCCTCGACACTTGCCACCTCTTCGCCGCGGGCTACGACCTGCGTACACTCGAAGGCTACGAGGCGGCCATGCAGGCGTGTGCCCGCCACCTCGGGATCCGGAGGGTCCGCGCCTTTCATTTGAACGACGCCAAGGCGCCGCTGGGCTCCGGGCTCGACCGCCACGAGAAGATCGGCAAGGGCAAGCTGGGCGTAGCCGCGTTCCGCCGGCTCATGACCGACCCGCGCTTCCTGCGCGTGCCCATGGCCCTCGAGACGCCGAAGGAGCCAGAGCCGCAGTCGGACCGAGCCGCCCTCGCCCTCCTGCGCAAGCTCCGCGCCGGCGGTCCGTCCACATAG
- a CDS encoding TetR family transcriptional regulator C-terminal domain-containing protein: protein MKRKAPRPPPAPRITPDAPKAASPAPGPEAAADTVRAIEERFAPIVAAVDRVARGSESPAVRLEGAMEIIFGAHGQSDPDFSELLLTAWMRARRDKHHRLALAWQREQLRLALQEILQAGAAAGTFRKDLDAGAVAAVILGAAEGCLLQSATQGGAVPPGEIVRTLLGLTLSGA from the coding sequence GTGAAGCGCAAAGCTCCCCGCCCGCCGCCCGCGCCGCGGATCACGCCGGACGCTCCCAAGGCGGCGTCGCCCGCGCCCGGCCCCGAGGCTGCCGCCGACACCGTCCGCGCCATCGAGGAGCGCTTCGCTCCCATCGTGGCCGCCGTGGACCGCGTGGCCCGGGGAAGCGAATCGCCCGCGGTGAGGCTGGAGGGGGCGATGGAGATCATCTTCGGCGCCCACGGGCAGAGCGATCCGGATTTCTCCGAGCTCCTCCTCACGGCCTGGATGCGGGCGCGCCGCGACAAGCACCATCGGCTGGCCCTGGCCTGGCAGCGGGAGCAGCTCCGCCTCGCCCTCCAGGAGATCCTTCAGGCGGGAGCGGCCGCGGGCACTTTTCGGAAAGATCTCGACGCCGGCGCCGTGGCCGCCGTCATCCTGGGAGCGGCGGAGGGCTGCCTCCTCCAATCGGCGACGCAAGGGGGCGCGGTGCCGCCCGGGGAGATCGTGCGAACCCTCTTGGGCCTGACCCTCAGCGGGGCTTGA
- a CDS encoding aminobenzoate oxygenase codes for MDRRVIPSPMDTVFEFDYAVQAEDMRGLYEKAKRDQWNASRDIAWDTPEPEDGRPLADELVDIYGSPLWDKLS; via the coding sequence ATGGATCGCCGCGTGATCCCCAGCCCGATGGATACAGTCTTCGAGTTCGACTACGCGGTGCAGGCCGAGGACATGCGCGGCCTCTACGAGAAGGCCAAGCGCGATCAGTGGAATGCCTCCCGCGACATCGCCTGGGATACCCCGGAGCCGGAGGACGGCCGCCCCCTCGCCGACGAGCTCGTGGACATCTACGGCAGCCCCCTCTGGGACAAGCTGTCG
- a CDS encoding TetR/AcrR family transcriptional regulator — protein sequence MNARRQAVRDQILRTAADLFRERGYRASTLDDIARRLGMSKASLYAYFHAKDEMLAAISRETIEGFTRELSLVLRSSLPPEDKLRRVVRQHVRFVIANRSFLTVFFSEEANLPARFARQLAAQKDRYDKGVESIVDEGIRRGIFRDVPPRLVVFGLLGMLNWLYKWYNPAGRWGAEEVSGAFLMLVEDGLHRKPPRGRTLTGKMRRLKRELQAVERALDA from the coding sequence ATGAACGCCCGGCGGCAGGCCGTCCGCGACCAGATCCTCCGCACGGCGGCAGACCTCTTTCGCGAGCGCGGGTATCGGGCCTCCACCCTCGACGACATCGCCCGGCGGCTCGGCATGTCCAAGGCCTCGCTCTACGCGTACTTCCACGCCAAGGACGAGATGCTCGCGGCCATCTCCCGGGAAACCATCGAGGGATTCACCCGGGAGCTCAGCCTGGTGCTGCGCTCGAGCTTGCCCCCGGAAGACAAGCTCCGCCGGGTCGTCCGGCAGCACGTGCGCTTCGTCATCGCCAACCGCTCGTTCCTCACTGTCTTCTTCAGCGAGGAGGCCAACCTGCCCGCGCGCTTCGCGCGCCAGCTCGCCGCGCAGAAGGACCGGTATGACAAGGGCGTGGAGTCCATCGTGGACGAAGGCATCCGGCGGGGGATCTTCCGCGACGTGCCCCCCCGCCTCGTCGTCTTCGGGCTCCTGGGGATGCTCAACTGGCTCTACAAGTGGTACAACCCGGCCGGCCGCTGGGGCGCCGAAGAGGTGTCCGGCGCGTTTCTGATGCTGGTGGAAGACGGGTTGCACCGGAAGCCGCCGCGGGGGCGGACCCTGACGGGAAAGATGCGGCGGCTCAAGCGCGAGCTCCAGGCGGTGGAGCGGGCGCTCGATGCCTGA
- a CDS encoding FxLYD domain-containing protein, with protein MTARLLLACVVAAAWLGPAAAQTYTFTPQSSKDLTLTFQTQREGGARVLILGEVRNASAQACERVVVRAEGLDENGRVVSRGRAYVPGTVGAKATVPFEIRLSSSGTDRRYRVEIEAFEFVSGARRTESP; from the coding sequence ATGACGGCCCGGCTCCTGCTGGCCTGCGTAGTGGCCGCGGCCTGGCTTGGCCCGGCGGCCGCCCAGACATATACCTTCACGCCCCAGTCCTCCAAGGACCTTACGCTGACGTTCCAGACGCAGCGGGAGGGGGGCGCTCGCGTGCTCATCCTGGGCGAGGTGCGCAATGCCTCGGCCCAGGCCTGCGAGCGCGTCGTCGTCAGGGCCGAGGGCCTCGACGAGAATGGCCGGGTGGTGAGCCGAGGTCGGGCCTATGTGCCGGGCACCGTGGGAGCGAAGGCCACGGTGCCCTTCGAGATCAGGCTCTCGTCGTCGGGGACGGACCGCCGCTATCGCGTGGAGATCGAGGCCTTCGAGTTTGTCAGCGGCGCCCGACGGACGGAGAGCCCGTAG